Proteins from a single region of Candidatus Rubrimentiphilum sp.:
- a CDS encoding M50 family metallopeptidase, which translates to MMILAAITLTSVAKVALFILVLSVLVVLHEYGHFILARLSKVRVLEFSVGFGPKLLGWTSPRSGTAYSLRALPLGGYCAMYGEDNKTSEAEQQREFREEAPAYEEDNFQSKNPWTRLAIIAAGPIANFILCLAILFVSAVAFGVQGDQYQPRIGPLSPNMPAQRAGMHAGDKILQINGQVISNGNQLVKIIHSSLNKPLRVTYDHNGDVRTVSVTPAPCPAPKAAEGCLGFQPVAVFERVGLGEAARASLANFVFIGRQVFGSLALLVSHPVQYGGQVSGVVGMGQAAMSIQDFGWGPYLFFAALISFALGLFNFLPLPALDGGRVAFIIAELVRGKPVDPEKEALVHITGFAVLIALMLVINFYNVVQIYQGKGPF; encoded by the coding sequence ATGATGATTCTCGCCGCAATCACGCTCACGAGCGTCGCGAAGGTCGCGCTCTTCATACTCGTGCTCTCGGTGCTCGTCGTGCTGCACGAATACGGACACTTTATTCTGGCCCGCCTCAGCAAGGTGCGCGTGCTCGAATTCTCGGTCGGCTTCGGTCCGAAGCTCCTCGGCTGGACCAGTCCGCGCAGCGGCACCGCGTACTCGTTGCGCGCGCTGCCCTTGGGCGGCTACTGCGCGATGTACGGCGAGGACAACAAAACCTCGGAAGCCGAGCAGCAGCGTGAGTTCCGTGAAGAAGCGCCGGCGTATGAAGAAGACAATTTCCAATCCAAGAATCCGTGGACGCGCCTGGCCATTATCGCCGCCGGACCGATCGCGAACTTTATTCTTTGTCTGGCCATTCTGTTCGTCAGCGCCGTCGCATTCGGCGTGCAAGGCGACCAGTATCAGCCGCGCATCGGCCCGTTAAGCCCGAACATGCCCGCACAGCGCGCCGGCATGCACGCCGGCGATAAGATCCTGCAGATCAACGGGCAGGTGATAAGCAACGGAAACCAGCTCGTGAAGATCATTCACTCATCGCTGAACAAACCGTTGCGCGTCACGTACGACCACAATGGCGACGTGCGCACGGTGTCGGTCACGCCCGCGCCTTGCCCGGCTCCAAAAGCGGCTGAAGGATGTTTGGGCTTCCAGCCGGTGGCGGTGTTCGAACGCGTCGGATTGGGTGAGGCCGCGCGCGCTTCGCTTGCGAATTTCGTCTTCATCGGACGGCAAGTCTTCGGGAGCCTCGCGCTCCTGGTGAGCCATCCGGTGCAGTACGGAGGCCAGGTGTCGGGGGTCGTGGGCATGGGGCAGGCGGCCATGTCCATTCAGGACTTCGGCTGGGGTCCGTACCTGTTTTTTGCGGCACTGATCTCGTTTGCGCTGGGCCTTTTCAACTTCTTGCCCCTGCCGGCGCTCGACGGCGGCCGCGTCGCCTTCATCATCGCCGAGCTGGTGCGCGGAAAACCCGTCGATCCGGAGAAAGAGGCCTTAGTGCACATCACGGGGTTCGCCGTGCTGATCGCGCTGATGCTCGTCATCAACTTCTATAACGTCGTGCAGATCTATCAAGGAAAGGGACCGTTCTGA